In Paenibacillus antri, a single window of DNA contains:
- a CDS encoding acyl-CoA mutase large subunit family protein: MPMERDEERPGEFPYTRGIHPGMYRERLWTMRQYAGFGTARETNRRLKRLLAQGQTGLSLAFDLPTQLGIDPDDARAAGEVGRAGVSVATAADLDAVLKGIPLGSVGLSMTANATAPALFAFAAATAGRAGVGADALRGTVQNDVLKEYAARNLYLLPPAPSMRMAVDLIEFGCRFFPRWHPVSVSGYHLREAGADAGQEIGFAVANGLAYATAAMRRGLSADEVAPRLSFFFSAGCDLLEEAAKFRAARRLWAKLARARLGAGRPESWRMKFHAQTAGSALTAVETDNNVVRVTLQALAAVLGGAQSLHANAKDEAWRLPTPASAALALRTQQILAFESGLAGHIDPLGGAHAVEEATDRLEAEALRWVDAVDRAGGALVAVESGFVQSTVREAAYREYVAAESGERAIVGVNRFAGDAARHVAAADRPRGRSGDAEEARAAEAVRRHRAARSEADAGRTLAAVLDAAERGANVMPAMLDAANAGCTVGEIYGALARLFGEYREPVIPEGRIAP, translated from the coding sequence ATGCCCATGGAACGAGACGAAGAACGACCGGGGGAATTTCCGTATACGAGGGGCATCCATCCCGGGATGTACCGGGAACGGCTGTGGACGATGCGGCAATACGCCGGCTTCGGCACCGCCCGGGAGACGAACCGGCGGCTGAAGCGGCTGCTGGCGCAAGGCCAGACGGGTCTCTCGCTCGCCTTCGATTTGCCGACGCAGCTCGGCATCGACCCCGACGACGCGCGCGCGGCCGGCGAAGTCGGCAGGGCGGGCGTCTCCGTCGCGACCGCGGCCGATCTCGATGCGGTGCTGAAGGGCATTCCGCTCGGCTCGGTCGGACTGTCGATGACGGCGAACGCGACGGCGCCGGCCCTGTTCGCGTTCGCCGCGGCGACGGCCGGGCGAGCCGGCGTCGGAGCGGACGCCCTTCGCGGCACGGTGCAGAACGACGTGCTGAAGGAATACGCCGCGCGGAACTTATATTTGCTGCCCCCCGCGCCGTCGATGCGGATGGCCGTCGACCTGATCGAATTCGGCTGCCGCTTCTTCCCCCGCTGGCATCCGGTCAGCGTCAGCGGGTACCATCTGCGCGAGGCGGGCGCCGACGCCGGTCAAGAGATCGGCTTCGCGGTCGCGAACGGTCTGGCGTACGCGACCGCCGCGATGCGCCGCGGGCTGTCGGCCGACGAGGTCGCGCCGCGACTGTCGTTCTTCTTCTCCGCCGGCTGCGATCTGCTTGAGGAAGCGGCGAAATTCCGCGCCGCGCGCCGGCTGTGGGCGAAGCTCGCCCGCGCGCGGCTCGGCGCCGGAAGGCCGGAGTCGTGGCGCATGAAATTTCATGCGCAGACGGCCGGCTCGGCGCTTACGGCCGTGGAGACGGACAACAACGTCGTCCGCGTGACGCTGCAGGCGCTCGCGGCCGTGTTAGGCGGCGCGCAAAGCCTTCACGCGAACGCCAAGGACGAAGCGTGGCGGCTGCCGACGCCGGCGTCCGCCGCGCTCGCGCTCCGCACGCAGCAGATTCTCGCGTTCGAGTCCGGCCTCGCCGGCCACATCGATCCGCTCGGCGGAGCCCATGCGGTCGAGGAGGCGACCGACCGGCTCGAGGCGGAAGCGCTCCGTTGGGTGGACGCGGTCGACCGCGCCGGCGGCGCGCTCGTCGCCGTGGAGTCCGGCTTCGTCCAATCGACCGTGCGCGAGGCGGCGTACCGCGAATACGTCGCCGCGGAGAGCGGCGAGCGCGCGATCGTCGGCGTCAACCGCTTCGCCGGCGACGCCGCGCGCCACGTCGCGGCGGCCGACCGCCCGCGGGGGCGGAGCGGCGACGCCGAAGAGGCGCGCGCCGCCGAGGCGGTACGGCGGCATCGCGCGGCCCGCTCCGAAGCGGACGCCGGTCGGACGCTCGCCGCCGTCCTGGACGCCGCGGAACGCGGAGCCAACGTCATGCCGGCGATGCTGGACGCCGCGAACGCCGGCTGCACCGTCGGCGAAATCTACGGGGCGCTCGCGCGGCTGTTCGGGGAATATCGGGAGCCCGTCATCCCGGAAGG
- a CDS encoding isoprenylcysteine carboxyl methyltransferase family protein: MSLWFALWFGAVVVQRLAELRLAKRNAERLRRIGGYEVDAAFYPKIVLLHASFFACVFAEFLWRRPEPSPWMAAAAAAFLLLQAGRVWCIRSLGPYWNTRVFVVPGMKLVRKGPYRWMKHPNYLVVTLEMLAFPLLFGCFGAACLFPALNVLLLRRRIAAEEAALRAASA; this comes from the coding sequence ATGAGTTTATGGTTCGCGCTTTGGTTCGGGGCGGTCGTCGTCCAACGATTGGCGGAGCTGCGCCTTGCGAAGCGCAACGCGGAACGGCTCCGCCGGATAGGCGGGTACGAGGTCGATGCGGCGTTTTATCCGAAGATCGTCCTGCTGCATGCGTCGTTCTTCGCCTGCGTCTTCGCGGAATTTCTTTGGCGCCGACCGGAGCCGTCGCCATGGATGGCGGCCGCCGCCGCGGCGTTCCTGCTGCTTCAGGCGGGACGCGTCTGGTGCATCCGCTCGCTCGGACCGTACTGGAATACGCGCGTCTTCGTCGTCCCCGGCATGAAGCTCGTGCGCAAAGGTCCGTACCGGTGGATGAAGCATCCGAATTACTTGGTCGTGACGCTGGAGATGCTGGCGTTCCCGCTGTTGTTCGGCTGCTTCGGCGCCGCCTGCTTGTTTCCGGCGTTGAACGTGCTCTTGCTTCGCCGCCGCATCGCCGCCGAGGAAGCGGCGCTGCGCGCCGCGTCCGCGTAG